From Azospirillum baldaniorum, the proteins below share one genomic window:
- a CDS encoding DUF6925 family protein, with protein sequence MSDLSSLLRDALNDPATGWSLGAFGAIAEFVRDPDEPVALRDDGPELEARTARGGLRLRPTPAIRAVPYRTRNGSLAVALCLPRHVAAMNRRRVVTELGPDREAIAGADRDARLFDLGLNVFQTDVCVRSADPATIARLRAVVGTELLAPGNPLPPDLPALSPDRVFIGPFGRIEVSQPIPPPDGRSPEGPHTHVLPKLLAHGRTHAATVPIPDGWVPSLYLSPPAGSFAAWEGLGG encoded by the coding sequence ATGAGCGACCTGTCTTCCCTGCTGCGCGACGCGCTGAACGACCCGGCCACCGGCTGGAGCCTCGGCGCGTTCGGCGCCATCGCGGAGTTCGTCCGCGACCCGGACGAACCCGTCGCCCTGCGCGACGACGGCCCGGAGCTGGAGGCGCGGACCGCCCGCGGCGGGCTGCGCCTGCGCCCCACACCGGCCATCCGCGCGGTGCCCTACCGAACACGCAACGGCAGCCTCGCCGTGGCCCTCTGCCTGCCCCGTCACGTCGCCGCGATGAACCGGCGCCGCGTGGTGACCGAGCTGGGTCCCGACCGCGAGGCGATCGCCGGGGCGGACCGCGACGCCCGGCTGTTCGACCTCGGGCTGAACGTCTTCCAGACCGACGTCTGCGTGCGCAGCGCCGACCCCGCCACCATCGCCCGCCTGCGCGCGGTGGTCGGGACGGAGCTTCTGGCGCCGGGCAATCCCCTGCCGCCCGACCTGCCGGCGCTCAGCCCCGACCGCGTCTTCATCGGCCCGTTCGGCCGGATCGAGGTCAGCCAGCCGATCCCGCCGCCCGACGGCCGCAGCCCGGAGGGTCCGCACACCCACGTCCTGCCGAAGCTGCTGGCCCACGGCCGGACCCACGCGGCGACCGTCCCGATTCCCGACGGCTGGGTGCCCAGCCTGTACCTGTCCCCGCCCGCCGGGTCCTTTGCTGCGTGGGAGGGTCTTGGGGGCTGA
- a CDS encoding hybrid sensor histidine kinase/response regulator gives MTTEPATTAPVPRAPFRGGVGRRVGLGLLVMVGVLLGVSGAALYDLAQFRHALSDLSNGALPRITTGAVLNGGLQQVLSQATRLGGATSHPERRVTLAELTANLTAVTRSAQALSDIEGGATLAGVLGTLVPTLADLDRLVAERIDAAARSDDALDETRRLSAEAGALVAAVLPTLPPDRLGPLTAWTNTVNRVLNESTHAGNSRFQREIARAQRDAAAALSALPALHAGLPPEQAERFAALHRRLETALLGPSGLLPSLMERQAAIARSKALTNQVLVMVEEVVKIAHALFERINAAAADEADGLSELAATQNRILVGLGALGFLVALGVYLYLRRFLTLRLVRLNDAVLDRVEGRETPLPDGGTDEIATISRSIRHFLDEIARRQQQVEEARRRAEEASRAKGDFLANMSHEIRTPMNAILGLSHLALRAGPPPRQRGYLTRIRASATALLGIINDILDVSKIEAGMLTLERVPFDLSAVLDMVAGTAALSAEEKGLVLRLEVAPDVPTALLGDPLRLGQVLLNLVNNAVKFTESGSVVLGVAAAPRGTEDAETELRFAVRDTGIGMTAEQVARLFQPFAQADSSTTRRYGGTGLGLAISRRLAVMMGGGIAVDSAPGLGSTFRFTVTVGVQDGAATALPAALADPGLAAGLRVDEPLRGLRVLVADDNAVNRLVARELLEDAGLVVTAVGSGGEAVRLALEPGAGYAALLTDVQMPDMDGFAVARAIRRQCGPDRLPIIAMTAHALEEERRRCLDAGMDDHIAKPVEPHRLVAVLNRWLKPFGRREALLVAKAAEMDAVLPDGLEGFDLAPALARMNGRARTLRRAILDFLDRYGDAPVRLEHLRSAGDGPALERFAHGVRGSAGTVGAMAASAAAAALELAAREERWEVIPGLVADLSAALGPALASAETLRAAEIAVEVVPEIPAVPLVDPDTLDEALRALEEALRSGSLSAAARFDALRGLLAGRGHDEAMDKMGRAVEALDFAAARAALERLTAAWIRERDRETTP, from the coding sequence ATGACGACGGAGCCCGCCACGACCGCGCCGGTCCCGCGCGCGCCCTTCCGGGGCGGCGTCGGGCGGCGCGTCGGGCTGGGCCTGCTGGTGATGGTGGGTGTGCTGCTGGGCGTGTCGGGTGCCGCGCTCTACGACCTCGCGCAGTTCCGCCACGCCCTGTCGGACCTGTCCAACGGGGCGCTGCCGCGCATCACCACCGGGGCGGTGCTGAACGGCGGCCTGCAGCAGGTGCTGTCGCAGGCAACCCGGCTGGGCGGTGCGACCAGCCACCCCGAACGGCGGGTCACCCTGGCCGAGCTGACGGCCAACCTGACGGCGGTCACCCGGTCGGCCCAGGCCCTGTCGGACATCGAGGGCGGCGCCACGCTGGCCGGCGTCCTGGGGACGCTCGTCCCGACGCTGGCGGACCTCGACCGGCTGGTCGCCGAGCGCATCGACGCGGCGGCGCGCAGCGACGACGCGCTGGACGAGACCCGCCGCCTGTCGGCGGAGGCCGGCGCGCTGGTCGCCGCCGTGCTGCCGACCCTGCCGCCGGACCGGCTGGGGCCGCTGACCGCCTGGACCAACACGGTCAACCGTGTCCTGAACGAAAGCACCCACGCCGGCAACAGCCGCTTCCAGCGCGAGATCGCGCGCGCCCAGCGGGACGCGGCGGCGGCGCTGTCGGCCCTGCCGGCGCTCCACGCCGGGCTGCCGCCCGAACAGGCGGAACGCTTCGCCGCCCTGCACCGCCGGCTGGAGACGGCTCTGCTCGGCCCCTCCGGCCTGCTGCCCAGCCTGATGGAGCGGCAGGCGGCCATCGCCCGCAGCAAGGCGCTGACCAACCAAGTGCTGGTGATGGTCGAGGAGGTCGTGAAGATCGCCCACGCGCTGTTCGAACGGATCAACGCGGCGGCGGCGGACGAGGCGGACGGCCTGTCCGAACTGGCCGCGACGCAGAACCGCATCCTGGTCGGGCTGGGGGCGCTGGGCTTCCTGGTGGCGCTCGGTGTGTATCTGTACCTGCGCCGCTTCCTGACCCTGCGTCTGGTCCGGCTGAACGACGCGGTGCTCGACCGGGTGGAGGGGCGGGAGACGCCGCTGCCCGATGGCGGCACCGATGAGATCGCCACCATCTCCCGCTCGATCCGCCACTTCCTCGACGAGATCGCGCGCCGCCAGCAGCAGGTGGAGGAGGCCCGCCGCCGCGCCGAGGAGGCGTCGCGCGCCAAGGGCGATTTCCTGGCGAACATGAGCCACGAGATCCGCACGCCGATGAACGCCATCCTCGGCCTCAGCCACCTCGCCCTGCGCGCCGGGCCGCCGCCGCGCCAGCGCGGCTACCTGACGCGGATCCGCGCCTCGGCAACCGCGCTGCTGGGGATCATCAACGACATCCTCGACGTCTCGAAGATCGAGGCGGGGATGCTGACGCTGGAGCGCGTGCCCTTCGACCTGTCCGCCGTGCTCGACATGGTGGCCGGCACCGCCGCCCTGTCCGCCGAGGAGAAGGGGCTGGTGCTGCGGCTGGAGGTCGCCCCGGACGTGCCCACCGCCCTGCTGGGCGACCCGCTGCGGCTGGGGCAGGTGCTCCTCAACCTCGTCAACAACGCGGTGAAGTTCACCGAGAGCGGCAGCGTGGTACTCGGCGTGGCCGCCGCGCCGCGCGGGACGGAGGATGCGGAGACCGAGCTGCGCTTCGCCGTGCGCGACACCGGCATCGGCATGACGGCGGAGCAGGTGGCCCGCCTGTTCCAGCCCTTCGCCCAGGCCGACAGCTCGACCACCCGCCGCTACGGCGGGACCGGGCTGGGGTTGGCGATCAGCCGGCGGCTGGCCGTCATGATGGGCGGCGGCATCGCCGTGGACAGCGCCCCCGGCCTGGGCAGCACCTTCCGCTTCACGGTCACGGTCGGCGTGCAGGACGGCGCCGCGACGGCGCTGCCCGCCGCTTTGGCCGATCCGGGGCTTGCTGCGGGCTTGCGGGTGGACGAGCCGCTGCGCGGCCTGCGCGTGCTGGTCGCCGACGACAACGCTGTGAACCGGCTGGTCGCGCGCGAGCTGCTGGAGGACGCCGGGCTGGTCGTCACCGCGGTCGGCAGCGGCGGGGAGGCGGTGCGGCTGGCGCTGGAGCCGGGGGCGGGCTACGCCGCGCTGCTCACCGACGTCCAGATGCCGGACATGGACGGCTTCGCGGTGGCGCGGGCGATCCGCCGCCAGTGCGGCCCCGACCGCCTGCCGATCATCGCCATGACCGCCCACGCCTTGGAGGAGGAGCGGCGGCGCTGTCTGGACGCCGGCATGGACGACCACATCGCCAAGCCGGTGGAGCCGCACCGCCTCGTCGCCGTGCTGAATCGCTGGCTGAAGCCGTTCGGGCGGCGGGAGGCCTTGCTGGTTGCCAAGGCCGCGGAGATGGATGCCGTGCTTCCTGACGGCTTGGAGGGGTTCGACCTCGCCCCGGCGCTGGCGCGGATGAACGGGCGGGCGCGCACGCTGCGCCGGGCGATCCTCGACTTTCTCGACCGCTACGGCGACGCGCCGGTCCGGCTGGAGCATCTGCGCAGCGCGGGAGACGGACCGGCGCTGGAACGCTTCGCCCATGGGGTGCGCGGCAGCGCCGGAACGGTCGGCGCGATGGCCGCCAGCGCCGCCGCCGCGGCGCTGGAGCTGGCGGCGCGCGAGGAGCGGTGGGAGGTGATCCCAGGGCTCGTGGCCGATCTGTCCGCCGCCCTCGGTCCCGCGCTGGCTTCGGCGGAAACGCTGCGCGCCGCGGAGATCGCCGTGGAGGTCGTGCCGGAAATCCCGGCGGTTCCTCTCGTCGACCCGGACACGCTGGACGAGGCGCTGCGCGCGCTGGAGGAGGCGTTGCGCAGCGGCAGCCTGTCGGCGGCGGCCCGCTTCGACGCTCTGCGTGGCCTGCTGGCCGGGCGCGGCCATGACGAGGCGATGGACAAGATGGGGCGGGCCGTGGAAGCGTTGGATTTCGCTGCGGCCCGCGCGGCGCTGGAACGGCTCACCGCCGCATGGATCAGGGAACGGGACCGGGAGACGACGCCGTGA
- a CDS encoding ABC transporter ATP-binding protein: MRIETHGLSAKAGGRTILTDVSLAIEPGAFTGLIGPNGAGKTTLLRLLAGLAEPAAGRVTFDGKSAAQVGRRALARGIAYLPQSGPVHWPLRAEALVLLGRLPHRGALGGITAADRAAVERALATADAAHLRGRIVGTLSGGERMRVLLARALATEAPVLLADEPVAALDPGHQLACMALLRDTARRGSGVVAVLHDLTLAARFCDRLILLSGGGVLADGPPARVLTDAHLRAAYGIAVHRGEAGGEPFLLPWHALPSPTRQPETP, from the coding sequence ATGCGCATCGAAACCCACGGCCTCTCGGCCAAAGCCGGCGGGCGGACCATCCTGACCGACGTCAGCCTCGCCATCGAGCCCGGCGCCTTCACCGGGCTGATCGGCCCGAACGGCGCCGGCAAGACCACCCTGCTGCGCCTCCTCGCCGGTCTCGCCGAGCCGGCGGCGGGCCGCGTCACCTTCGATGGAAAGTCCGCGGCACAAGTCGGACGCCGGGCGCTCGCCCGCGGCATCGCCTATCTGCCGCAGAGCGGCCCGGTGCATTGGCCGCTGCGCGCCGAGGCACTGGTCCTGCTGGGTCGGCTGCCCCACCGCGGCGCGCTGGGCGGAATCACCGCGGCGGACCGCGCGGCGGTGGAGCGGGCGCTCGCCACCGCCGACGCCGCCCACCTGCGCGGGCGGATCGTCGGCACCCTGTCGGGGGGCGAGCGGATGCGCGTCCTGCTCGCCCGCGCCCTGGCGACCGAAGCGCCCGTCCTGTTGGCCGACGAGCCGGTCGCCGCGCTCGATCCCGGCCACCAGCTCGCCTGCATGGCGCTGCTGCGCGACACCGCCCGCCGGGGGAGCGGCGTGGTGGCGGTGTTGCACGACCTGACTCTGGCCGCCCGCTTCTGCGACCGGCTGATCCTGCTGTCGGGCGGCGGCGTGCTGGCCGACGGACCGCCCGCGCGGGTGCTCACCGACGCCCACCTGCGCGCCGCCTACGGCATCGCCGTCCACCGGGGCGAGGCCGGCGGCGAACCCTTCCTGCTTCCCTGGCACGCCCTGCCATCCCCGACTCGCCAACCGGAGACGCCTTGA
- a CDS encoding sensor histidine kinase codes for MSGGHILIVDDDTANIRALASVLEDRHEVRFATSGRRALELASADPPELVLLDVMMPGLDGYAVCRLLKTDPATADVPVIFITSLSSPEEEAFGLETGAVDYVTKPFSPAIVRARVATHLSLRRANRSLKDENEHLEALVRERTRKLAQAQREKMAALRQMVAGVAHEINTPIGVALGSASHLGDRVAAMTERLAANQLRRAELERFLASAGELAALLSGTIARAGEIVRCFKGVAADHGGLRQTIALRPFLEQVTESLRPQWEPLGHRMAVDCPADLRMVSNPAILSAVLEQLVRNALEHAFPGGRNGLVTVGAAASGPETVLLSVADDGAGIAEGTAGRILEPFFTTRRGTGSVGLGLNIVDNLASDRLGGSFTIASRTGGGTLATLHLPARTPPDL; via the coding sequence GTGAGCGGTGGTCACATTCTGATCGTCGATGACGACACGGCCAACATCCGCGCGCTGGCCAGCGTGCTGGAGGACCGGCACGAGGTGCGTTTCGCGACCTCCGGCCGCCGCGCGCTGGAGCTGGCCTCCGCCGACCCGCCGGAGCTGGTGCTGCTCGACGTGATGATGCCGGGGCTGGACGGCTACGCGGTGTGCCGGCTGCTGAAGACCGACCCGGCCACCGCCGACGTCCCGGTGATCTTCATCACCTCGCTGTCCAGCCCGGAGGAGGAGGCCTTCGGGCTGGAGACCGGAGCCGTCGATTACGTGACCAAGCCCTTCAGCCCGGCCATCGTGCGCGCCCGCGTCGCCACCCACCTGTCGCTGCGCCGGGCCAACCGCAGCCTGAAGGACGAGAACGAGCATCTGGAGGCGCTGGTCCGCGAGCGCACGCGCAAGCTGGCCCAGGCCCAGCGCGAGAAGATGGCGGCGCTGCGCCAGATGGTCGCCGGCGTGGCCCACGAGATCAACACGCCCATCGGCGTGGCGCTGGGCAGCGCGTCGCACCTCGGCGACCGGGTCGCCGCGATGACGGAGCGGCTGGCCGCCAACCAGCTCCGCCGCGCCGAGCTGGAGCGCTTCCTGGCGAGCGCCGGGGAGCTGGCCGCCCTGCTGTCCGGCACCATCGCCCGCGCCGGGGAGATCGTGCGCTGCTTCAAGGGGGTGGCGGCGGACCACGGCGGGCTGCGCCAGACCATCGCGCTGAGGCCCTTCCTGGAGCAGGTGACGGAGAGCCTGCGTCCGCAGTGGGAGCCGCTGGGGCATCGCATGGCCGTGGACTGCCCCGCCGACCTGCGCATGGTCAGCAACCCGGCGATCCTGTCCGCGGTCCTGGAGCAGCTCGTCCGCAACGCGCTGGAGCACGCCTTCCCGGGTGGGCGGAACGGGCTGGTGACGGTCGGGGCCGCGGCGTCGGGGCCGGAGACGGTTTTGCTGTCCGTCGCCGATGACGGGGCCGGCATCGCGGAGGGGACCGCCGGGCGCATCCTGGAGCCCTTCTTCACCACCCGCCGCGGCACCGGCTCGGTCGGGCTCGGCCTGAACATCGTGGACAATCTGGCGTCGGACCGGCTGGGCGGGTCCTTCACCATCGCCTCGCGCACCGGCGGCGGTACCCTGGCGACCCTGCACCTGCCCGCCCGCACCCCGCCGGATCTGTGA